The Candidatus Eremiobacteraceae bacterium genome window below encodes:
- a CDS encoding MaoC family dehydratase, whose protein sequence is MTTIRGIAGFKELIGRPFAPSEWFVVDQQRVDAFAQSTGDMQWIHVDRQRAAASKFGTTVAHGLLTLSLIPQFWHSVASVDGFTSAVIYGLERVRFPAPVLIPSRLRATFTVKEAADMPGGLRVRLHATLEREGEVKPACVAEMLVLHYL, encoded by the coding sequence GTGACGACGATTCGCGGCATCGCGGGGTTCAAGGAGTTGATCGGCCGTCCGTTCGCGCCGAGCGAATGGTTCGTCGTGGATCAGCAGCGCGTGGATGCCTTCGCCCAATCGACCGGCGACATGCAGTGGATCCACGTCGACCGGCAACGCGCCGCCGCGAGCAAGTTCGGCACCACGGTCGCGCACGGTTTGCTCACGCTTTCCCTCATCCCGCAGTTCTGGCACTCCGTCGCATCCGTCGACGGCTTCACATCTGCGGTGATCTACGGACTCGAGCGGGTTCGCTTTCCCGCGCCGGTATTGATCCCATCGCGCCTGCGAGCGACATTCACCGTCAAGGAGGCCGCGGACATGCCGGGCGGCCTGCGCGTGCGGCTTCACGCCACGCTCGAACGCGAGGGCGAAGTGAAACCGGCATGCGTCGCCGAAATGCTGGTGCTCCACTATCTGTGA
- a CDS encoding zinc metallopeptidase, with protein MFYFDPAYLIYAIPPLLFGMWAQWRVSSTFKRYARVPTSSGINGAQTAELLMERTGHRFGVVQIPGMLTDYYDPSRKAMCLSQSSAQNSVASVAVVAHEFGHAIQDVEGYAPMKMRSAIVPAVKVGSWVGPLLFMAGLILSVTQLAWAGIILFSATAVFAIVTLPVELNASSRALQMLQTNGVLSAQEMPGAQAVLSAAALTYLAAIAQSVMQLLYYVSLMGRRR; from the coding sequence ATGTTCTACTTCGATCCGGCCTATCTGATCTACGCGATCCCGCCGCTGCTCTTCGGCATGTGGGCGCAATGGCGCGTGTCGAGCACATTCAAGCGCTACGCGCGCGTGCCCACTTCGAGCGGCATCAACGGCGCGCAGACGGCCGAGCTGCTCATGGAGCGGACGGGCCACCGTTTCGGCGTGGTGCAGATCCCCGGCATGCTTACCGACTACTACGATCCGAGCCGCAAGGCCATGTGCCTGTCGCAAAGCTCGGCGCAGAACTCGGTGGCTTCGGTTGCGGTCGTGGCCCACGAGTTCGGCCACGCGATCCAAGACGTCGAAGGCTACGCGCCCATGAAGATGCGCAGCGCAATCGTGCCCGCCGTGAAAGTGGGCTCGTGGGTGGGGCCGCTGCTTTTCATGGCCGGCCTTATCCTGTCGGTCACGCAACTCGCCTGGGCCGGCATCATCTTGTTCAGCGCCACCGCGGTGTTCGCGATCGTGACACTGCCCGTCGAGCTCAACGCCAGCAGCCGGGCGCTGCAGATGCTGCAGACCAACGGCGTCCTCTCCGCCCAGGAGATGCCGGGCGCCCAGGCCGTGCTCAGCGCGGCCGCGCTGACCTACCTGGCCGCCATCGCGCAGTCGGTCATGCAGCTGCTCTACTACGTGAGCTTGATGGGACGGCGCCGCTAG
- a CDS encoding ABC transporter ATP-binding protein, whose amino-acid sequence MLPPLVVVDRLTKRFGEATAVDGISFAVAPGEIFGFLGPNGAGKTTTIKILTGLLRPTSGRATVGGFDITTHPVEAKRLFGYVPDEPALYPKLTAVEFLNFIGDIYEMKTAHKQARIRELLALFELDADAGGLLESFSHGMRQKVALCAALLHEPKIYFLDEPTVGLDPKSARLLKDIVRALTRAGGAVMMSTHIMEIAESLCDRVAIIDHGRIAALGTVAQLRELRGRDTLEEVFLHLTGGFEDRRIADIFREPARA is encoded by the coding sequence ATGCTTCCCCCGCTGGTGGTCGTCGATCGCCTGACCAAGCGCTTCGGCGAGGCCACCGCCGTTGACGGCATCTCCTTTGCCGTCGCGCCGGGCGAGATCTTCGGATTTTTGGGGCCCAACGGCGCGGGCAAGACCACCACGATCAAGATCCTGACGGGGCTGCTGCGCCCGACGTCCGGACGGGCCACGGTGGGCGGCTTCGACATCACCACGCACCCGGTCGAGGCCAAGCGGCTCTTCGGCTACGTGCCCGACGAGCCGGCGCTTTACCCCAAGCTCACAGCCGTGGAATTCCTCAACTTCATCGGCGACATCTACGAGATGAAGACGGCGCACAAGCAGGCGCGCATTCGCGAACTGCTCGCGCTGTTCGAGCTGGACGCCGACGCCGGCGGGCTGCTCGAGAGCTTCTCGCATGGCATGCGCCAAAAGGTGGCGCTGTGCGCCGCGCTGCTCCACGAGCCGAAGATCTATTTCCTCGACGAGCCCACGGTCGGCTTGGATCCCAAGAGCGCGCGGCTGCTCAAAGACATCGTGCGCGCACTGACCCGCGCGGGCGGCGCGGTCATGATGTCCACGCACATCATGGAGATCGCCGAAAGCCTGTGCGACCGAGTGGCTATCATCGATCACGGCCGGATCGCGGCGCTCGGCACGGTCGCGCAGCTGCGCGAACTGCGCGGCCGCGACACGCTCGAAGAGGTGTTCTTGCACCTCACGGGCGGTTTCGAGGACCGCCGCATCGCCGACATCTTCCGCGAACCGGCGCGCGCATGA
- a CDS encoding acyl--CoA ligase family protein, whose product MIELDRPTFQKLWSRDQWAGLPVNKSLLSPLSFIERSVHVYGDKTAMVDGSRRLTYEQLGARTYRLASALRATGIEKGDRVALLAYNSDEALEAHFGVPQIGAVLVAINIRLSADEIGYILAHCGAKAIIAHPDFAHLIAPGLAASDLEHTIWVGHEPDGAAEFARPRTDGRTNSTATYEDFIASGSPEPFNLAIADEEDPISINYTSGTTGRPKGVMYTHRGAYLNALGEVYHSGLTGDSVYLWTLPMFHCNGWCYTWGVTAAGATHIALPRVEPKAIFDLIERERVTHLCGAPTVLVMIANEAPTKDYRFPRPLRILTAGAPPPPTVIARIESMGAVLTHAYGLTETYGPHTVSEWQIKWNDKTPEERSRLKARQGVGFIHAPELRVVDDEMHDVPADGTTMGEVVMRGNNVMKGYFNDPAATEKAFRGGWFHSGDLGVMHPDGYIELRDRAKDIIISGGENISTIEVERVVYAHPAVLEAAVIGVPDEKWGEVPKAFVTLKPGATASAQDIIAFCRDKIAHFKAPKTVEFGPLPKTSTGKVQKFKLRDQEWAGREKRIN is encoded by the coding sequence ATGATCGAACTCGACCGGCCGACGTTTCAAAAGCTGTGGTCGCGCGACCAATGGGCGGGCCTGCCCGTCAACAAGTCGTTGCTTTCGCCGTTGTCGTTCATCGAGCGCAGCGTCCACGTCTATGGCGACAAGACCGCGATGGTCGACGGCTCGCGCCGCCTCACCTACGAGCAGCTCGGGGCGCGCACGTACCGGCTCGCGAGCGCGCTGCGCGCGACCGGCATCGAAAAGGGCGACCGGGTCGCGCTGCTCGCGTATAATTCGGACGAGGCGCTCGAAGCGCATTTCGGCGTGCCGCAGATCGGCGCGGTCCTCGTCGCCATCAACATCCGTCTGAGCGCCGACGAGATCGGCTACATCCTGGCGCATTGCGGAGCCAAAGCGATCATCGCACATCCGGACTTCGCCCATCTCATCGCGCCTGGACTGGCGGCATCCGACCTCGAGCACACGATCTGGGTCGGCCACGAGCCCGACGGAGCGGCCGAGTTTGCTCGACCGAGGACGGACGGTCGAACAAATTCGACCGCTACATACGAGGATTTCATCGCGAGCGGTAGCCCCGAGCCGTTCAATCTCGCCATCGCCGATGAAGAAGACCCGATCTCGATCAACTATACGAGCGGCACGACCGGGCGCCCCAAGGGCGTGATGTACACGCATCGCGGCGCGTATCTGAACGCGTTGGGCGAGGTCTATCACTCGGGCTTGACAGGCGACAGCGTGTATCTCTGGACGCTGCCGATGTTCCATTGCAACGGCTGGTGCTACACGTGGGGCGTCACCGCCGCGGGCGCCACGCACATCGCGCTGCCGCGAGTCGAACCCAAGGCGATCTTCGACCTGATCGAGCGCGAGCGCGTCACGCATCTATGCGGCGCGCCGACGGTCTTGGTCATGATCGCGAACGAGGCGCCGACGAAAGATTATCGGTTCCCGCGGCCGCTGCGCATCCTGACCGCCGGCGCGCCGCCGCCGCCGACGGTGATCGCGCGCATCGAATCGATGGGCGCCGTCCTCACGCATGCGTACGGACTGACGGAGACATATGGACCGCACACGGTGAGCGAGTGGCAGATCAAATGGAATGACAAAACGCCCGAGGAGCGCTCGCGCCTCAAAGCGCGCCAAGGAGTCGGCTTCATCCACGCGCCGGAGCTGCGCGTCGTGGATGACGAGATGCACGACGTGCCGGCCGACGGCACGACCATGGGCGAGGTCGTGATGCGCGGCAACAACGTCATGAAGGGGTACTTCAACGATCCGGCCGCGACCGAAAAAGCCTTTCGCGGCGGCTGGTTCCACTCCGGCGACCTCGGCGTGATGCACCCCGACGGATATATCGAACTGCGCGATCGCGCCAAGGACATCATCATCAGCGGCGGCGAGAACATCTCGACCATCGAGGTCGAGCGCGTCGTCTATGCGCACCCCGCCGTGTTGGAAGCGGCCGTCATCGGCGTGCCGGACGAGAAATGGGGCGAGGTGCCCAAGGCGTTCGTCACCCTCAAACCCGGCGCGACCGCGAGCGCGCAGGACATCATCGCGTTTTGCCGCGACAAGATCGCGCACTTCAAAGCGCCCAAGACGGTGGAGTTCGGCCCGCTGCCGAAGACGTCCACCGGCAAAGTGCAGAAGTTCAAGCTGCGCGACCAGGAGTGGGCTGGACGGGAGAAGCGGATCAACTAA
- a CDS encoding LuxR C-terminal-related transcriptional regulator, protein MPVKLGASLEATVVIDDAGLVVSWNEPAERLLGRSAAEAVGKHCHEVMHGLTPAGAPLCGPDCAVMALCRQGNAPRRFEMVARRPDGSEVWLDVTTVTIEEDEHQLAVHVLSESVSAKRLAGVAAEVARRLTEAAPERSVDEAALAQINRALTPREVEVLRLLAAGIGTDDIAARLSLSRSTVRNHVQNILPKLGVHTRVEAVVLALKSGLVHLH, encoded by the coding sequence ATGCCCGTGAAACTCGGCGCCAGCCTCGAGGCGACCGTCGTCATCGACGACGCCGGCCTTGTCGTGTCCTGGAATGAGCCTGCGGAGCGCCTGCTCGGCCGCAGCGCCGCTGAAGCGGTCGGCAAGCACTGCCACGAGGTCATGCACGGTCTGACGCCCGCAGGCGCGCCGCTGTGCGGTCCCGATTGCGCGGTCATGGCGCTGTGCCGTCAAGGCAATGCGCCGCGGCGCTTCGAGATGGTCGCGCGCCGGCCCGACGGGTCCGAGGTGTGGCTTGACGTCACAACGGTGACGATCGAAGAAGACGAGCACCAGCTCGCCGTGCACGTGCTCAGCGAAAGCGTGTCGGCCAAGCGTCTAGCCGGGGTCGCCGCGGAGGTCGCGCGGCGCCTGACGGAGGCCGCGCCGGAGCGGAGCGTCGACGAAGCGGCGCTGGCGCAGATCAACCGGGCGCTCACGCCGCGCGAGGTCGAGGTGCTGCGACTGCTCGCGGCCGGCATCGGGACCGACGACATCGCCGCCAGGCTCAGCCTCTCGCGCAGCACGGTGCGCAATCACGTGCAGAACATCTTGCCCAAGCTCGGCGTCCACACGCGCGTCGAGGCGGTCGTGCTGGCGCTCAAGAGCGGCCTGGTGCATCTGCACTAG
- a CDS encoding CapA family protein has translation MPLLWTALAIALTTIPPAGPALSAAQTGRAAASAQRPAATPQPITIDAVGDVMLGWRVSTLVQSDGTDAPFSGVRTILARADATVGNLECPLSDRGTPTKSKSKKDLKARKEFVLRGTPAAAPGLADAGFAAMTLANNHILDYGADALDDTLAALHASGIETAGAGDDAALAWQPAYFERRGTRVALLGISEVIPRGYGAGRTTPGVAPGRDPLTGEVDASYLKLLAQVIRHARGRADVVIVYEHWGTELLGPPSADHVRLAHAAIDAGATLVLGAHPHVLGPVEDYHGGLIAYSLGNFVFDTQPGIQTHSAILQITLRGPTVASWHAIPVVLKGGVPVPAAGADATLIQQLLAGVVQATPPASPAPRTLVSRPGPPPGAPQAAAHGPPQ, from the coding sequence ATGCCATTGCTTTGGACGGCGCTCGCGATCGCATTGACGACGATCCCGCCGGCCGGGCCGGCGCTGTCCGCCGCGCAGACCGGTCGCGCGGCCGCGTCGGCTCAGAGGCCGGCGGCCACACCGCAGCCGATCACTATCGATGCGGTCGGCGACGTCATGCTCGGCTGGCGTGTCAGCACGCTCGTGCAGTCCGATGGCACCGATGCGCCCTTCTCGGGCGTGCGCACGATTCTCGCGCGCGCGGACGCGACGGTCGGCAACCTCGAGTGCCCGCTCTCCGACCGCGGCACGCCAACGAAATCGAAGTCGAAGAAGGATCTCAAGGCGCGCAAGGAGTTCGTACTGCGCGGGACCCCGGCCGCGGCCCCTGGGCTTGCCGACGCGGGTTTTGCCGCCATGACCCTGGCCAATAACCATATCCTCGATTACGGCGCCGACGCCCTCGACGACACGCTCGCAGCGCTGCACGCCAGCGGCATCGAGACCGCGGGCGCAGGCGACGACGCTGCGCTCGCCTGGCAGCCTGCGTATTTCGAACGCCGGGGGACGCGCGTCGCGCTGCTGGGCATCTCGGAGGTCATCCCGCGCGGCTACGGCGCGGGCCGTACGACGCCCGGGGTCGCACCCGGCCGCGATCCGTTGACCGGCGAAGTCGATGCCTCGTATCTCAAGCTTCTCGCCCAGGTGATCCGCCATGCGCGCGGACGCGCCGACGTCGTGATCGTCTACGAGCACTGGGGAACCGAACTGCTCGGACCTCCGTCCGCCGATCATGTGCGCCTGGCCCACGCGGCCATCGACGCAGGGGCGACGCTGGTCCTCGGCGCCCACCCGCACGTCCTCGGCCCCGTAGAGGACTATCATGGCGGGCTCATCGCCTATTCGCTGGGCAACTTCGTATTCGACACCCAGCCGGGCATCCAGACGCATAGCGCGATCCTGCAGATCACGCTGCGCGGTCCGACGGTCGCTTCGTGGCACGCCATCCCCGTCGTGCTCAAAGGGGGCGTGCCCGTGCCGGCCGCTGGGGCCGACGCGACCCTGATCCAGCAGCTGCTGGCCGGGGTGGTCCAAGCCACCCCGCCGGCCAGCCCCGCTCCGCGGACCCTGGTCTCGCGGCCCGGACCCCCTCCAGGCGCTCCGCAGGCCGCCGCGCATGGACCCCCGCAATAG
- a CDS encoding STAS domain-containing protein: MPMLRYPSITVTPFVEPFDGGAASLVRHEFRHHIKYGRRLHVIDLDQLDAASSAVFRSLIIALRTAREAGGDVKVVTSRPGMRRALALTGLARVFRVHASVRDAVIAFREQPRLAS, encoded by the coding sequence ATGCCCATGTTACGCTACCCATCGATCACCGTCACCCCGTTCGTCGAGCCGTTCGACGGGGGCGCGGCCTCGCTCGTGCGCCACGAGTTCCGCCATCACATCAAGTACGGCAGACGGCTGCACGTCATCGACTTGGACCAGCTCGATGCGGCCAGCTCGGCCGTGTTCCGCTCGCTGATCATTGCGCTGCGCACCGCGCGCGAAGCCGGCGGCGATGTCAAGGTCGTCACCAGCCGGCCGGGCATGCGCCGCGCGCTTGCGCTGACCGGACTCGCGCGGGTGTTCAGAGTGCACGCCTCGGTGCGCGATGCCGTGATCGCGTTTCGCGAGCAGCCGCGCCTGGCAAGTTAG
- a CDS encoding alpha/beta hydrolase, translating into MLPWLALAAMMGAGGEPSPCPSAPYAVDASTHSYGADSESEALDLYLPHGASRAPIVVYIHGGAWVGGDKSDYVNLGEAFARCGIAAAILNYPLAPQTPAAGQAGKLADALAWLRTHAPQARYDPARTFLIGHSAGAQLAWFALVDGLASRSSVAGVIALGAVGINPSSDVTTLAPQYQGIYDPAFGSDRSQWARFDVKPKLRGTEPPSLVIHGANDDMAPEAISRQLYEQLKAAGDAVQYLQPAGRGHWDMIEALARPGDATMGQIERFVLGKTVE; encoded by the coding sequence ATGCTGCCGTGGCTGGCGCTGGCCGCGATGATGGGCGCGGGCGGCGAGCCCTCGCCCTGCCCGTCCGCACCGTATGCGGTCGATGCGTCCACCCACTCCTACGGCGCCGATAGCGAGTCCGAAGCGCTGGATCTCTATCTCCCGCACGGCGCTTCGCGCGCACCGATCGTCGTGTACATCCACGGCGGCGCCTGGGTCGGCGGCGATAAGAGCGACTATGTCAACCTCGGCGAGGCGTTCGCGCGCTGCGGCATCGCGGCCGCGATTCTCAACTATCCGCTCGCGCCGCAGACGCCGGCGGCCGGACAGGCCGGCAAGCTCGCCGATGCGCTCGCGTGGTTGCGCACGCATGCGCCGCAGGCGCGGTACGATCCAGCGCGCACGTTCCTGATCGGGCATTCAGCAGGCGCGCAACTCGCCTGGTTCGCGCTCGTCGACGGCCTGGCGTCGCGCTCCAGTGTCGCCGGCGTGATCGCTCTCGGCGCGGTGGGCATCAACCCGTCGAGCGACGTGACGACCTTGGCGCCGCAGTACCAAGGCATCTACGACCCTGCCTTTGGATCCGATCGTTCGCAGTGGGCGCGCTTTGACGTGAAGCCCAAATTGCGCGGCACGGAGCCGCCCTCGCTGGTCATCCATGGCGCGAACGACGACATGGCGCCGGAAGCGATCTCGCGGCAGCTGTACGAGCAGCTCAAAGCGGCAGGCGACGCGGTGCAATACCTGCAGCCGGCCGGCCGCGGCCACTGGGATATGATCGAGGCCTTGGCACGCCCCGGCGATGCGACGATGGGGCAGATCGAGCGCTTCGTCCTCGGGAAGACGGTCGAATAG
- a CDS encoding alpha/beta hydrolase, with protein sequence MKHIAVGACLAVWALVLAVPAPASACPDPPRTVQISTAVYGSDATFEALDLYLPAATSGEPIILFAHGGDWTRGDKAQYRELGERFAGCGVAFAALDYPLAPPAHADAQAADLDKAVKWALDNAAAKRYARTKLFLMGHGSGAELAALAALDAKLAVGAGMPPGAIAGVIAVDGEAYDPSQDASAVQADPGRMRAYAAAFGDDPAGWKDYDCSQFMKGSEPRFLVVHGVDDSIASPAYSTAFVQELKDAHDRVIFLQPDGRDYRGVLVSMVQDPLDPVFGALMNFVSGP encoded by the coding sequence ATGAAGCACATCGCCGTCGGCGCGTGTCTCGCGGTCTGGGCGTTGGTACTGGCGGTGCCCGCGCCTGCGAGCGCTTGCCCCGATCCTCCAAGGACCGTGCAGATATCGACGGCGGTCTACGGCTCGGATGCGACGTTCGAAGCGCTCGACCTCTACCTGCCCGCCGCGACCTCAGGAGAGCCGATCATCCTCTTCGCGCACGGCGGCGATTGGACGCGCGGCGACAAGGCGCAATACCGCGAGCTCGGCGAGCGCTTCGCGGGATGCGGCGTCGCGTTCGCCGCGCTCGACTACCCGCTCGCGCCGCCGGCACACGCAGACGCGCAGGCGGCGGACCTCGACAAAGCGGTCAAATGGGCGCTCGACAACGCGGCGGCGAAACGCTACGCGCGCACGAAGCTGTTTCTCATGGGCCACGGGTCCGGCGCGGAACTTGCGGCATTGGCCGCGCTCGACGCAAAGCTTGCGGTCGGCGCCGGCATGCCGCCCGGCGCGATCGCCGGCGTCATCGCGGTCGACGGCGAGGCCTACGATCCGTCGCAGGACGCATCGGCCGTGCAGGCCGATCCGGGCCGCATGCGTGCGTATGCCGCGGCGTTCGGCGACGATCCGGCGGGCTGGAAAGATTACGACTGCTCGCAGTTCATGAAGGGCAGCGAACCTCGTTTTCTGGTGGTGCACGGCGTGGACGATAGCATCGCGAGCCCCGCGTACTCCACTGCGTTCGTGCAGGAGCTCAAGGACGCGCACGACAGAGTGATCTTCCTGCAGCCGGACGGCAGAGACTACCGGGGCGTGCTCGTCAGCATGGTGCAGGACCCGCTGGATCCCGTGTTCGGCGCGCTGATGAACTTCGTCAGCGGTCCGTGA
- a CDS encoding enoyl-CoA hydratase yields MATMLTKPTAEVLLELDVPFAYITLNRPAKRNALSEGVMNAMITALREVGKNPDVAVVVLKSSGTIFSSGHDLRELINRTVIEYKRIFDLCVELMETLHEIPQPVIAQVQGPATAAGCQLVAACDLAVAADSAWFATPGVKIGLFCSTPMVPVTRAIGRKKAMEMLLTGEPIPAAAAVRAGLINKAVPAAQLEAAVREFGLAIASVSPNVIALGKEAFYRQIDMPERKAYNYTKEVMTFNALMADAHEGITAFLQKRKARWPRRHP; encoded by the coding sequence ATGGCCACCATGCTCACCAAACCGACGGCGGAGGTCCTGCTCGAGCTGGACGTTCCGTTCGCCTACATCACGCTCAACCGGCCCGCCAAGCGCAACGCCCTGTCCGAGGGCGTGATGAACGCGATGATCACGGCGCTGCGCGAGGTCGGCAAGAATCCCGACGTCGCAGTCGTGGTGCTCAAGTCGTCCGGGACCATCTTCTCTTCCGGCCACGATCTGCGCGAGCTGATCAATCGCACGGTGATCGAGTACAAGCGCATCTTCGACCTGTGCGTCGAACTCATGGAGACGTTGCACGAGATCCCGCAGCCGGTGATCGCACAGGTGCAGGGACCGGCGACCGCCGCCGGCTGCCAGCTCGTGGCGGCCTGCGATCTCGCCGTCGCCGCGGACAGCGCATGGTTCGCGACGCCCGGCGTGAAGATCGGACTGTTCTGCTCGACGCCGATGGTACCGGTCACGCGCGCCATAGGCCGCAAGAAGGCGATGGAGATGCTGTTGACGGGCGAGCCGATCCCCGCGGCGGCAGCGGTGCGCGCCGGCCTGATCAACAAAGCCGTGCCCGCGGCGCAGCTTGAAGCTGCGGTACGTGAGTTCGGCCTTGCGATCGCATCCGTCAGCCCCAACGTCATCGCCTTGGGCAAGGAAGCGTTCTACCGGCAGATCGACATGCCCGAGCGCAAGGCGTACAACTACACCAAAGAGGTCATGACGTTCAACGCGCTCATGGCCGACGCGCACGAAGGCATCACCGCGTTCTTGCAAAAGCGCAAGGCGCGCTGGCCGCGCAGACACCCCTAA
- a CDS encoding alkaline phosphatase family protein — MLLLVTQLNYSWFRWKGVLTAIYFALLLSVGLAAGTATSANTAGAAPGDIHKIKHVVIIMQENRSYDTYFGTYPGADGLPRTSGGGFAVCVPAPSGGCVQPFHDASDRNAGGPHGASSAVADIDGGKMDGFIAEQAKGGKRHCAGAFDPRCGAGDHPDAMGYHDAREIPNYWRYAQAYVLQDRMFEPNASWSLPEHLFMVSGWSARCASPDPMSCVNELQNPQRLAHGDQPDYAWTDLTYLLHKNHVSWAYYLAQGTQPDCEDDQMYCAPQPQTRGVPQIWNPLPWFETVKQDGELGQIQDISNFFAAAKSGSLPAVSWVVPNGTVSEHPPALVSTGQSYVTGVINAVMKSPDWNSTAIFLAWDDWGGFYDHVVPPQVDENGYGLRVPAMLISPYARKGYVDHQTLSFDAYLKFIEDDFLNAARIDPRTDGRPDPRPDVRENAVQLGNLLSEFDFDQPPRPPLLLPVNPTPGPASR, encoded by the coding sequence ATGCTGCTGTTGGTCACCCAACTCAATTATTCGTGGTTCCGCTGGAAAGGCGTCCTGACGGCCATCTATTTCGCGTTGCTCCTGTCGGTCGGGTTGGCCGCCGGCACGGCGACGAGCGCCAACACCGCGGGCGCGGCGCCCGGCGACATCCATAAGATCAAACACGTCGTCATCATCATGCAAGAGAACCGCTCATACGACACCTACTTCGGCACCTATCCGGGCGCTGATGGTTTGCCGCGCACGAGCGGCGGCGGCTTCGCCGTCTGCGTACCGGCGCCGAGCGGCGGCTGCGTGCAGCCCTTCCACGACGCGAGCGATCGCAATGCCGGCGGACCGCACGGCGCGAGCAGCGCCGTCGCCGACATCGACGGCGGCAAGATGGACGGGTTCATCGCCGAGCAGGCCAAAGGCGGCAAGCGCCACTGCGCCGGTGCGTTCGATCCGCGCTGCGGCGCGGGCGATCACCCCGATGCGATGGGCTACCACGACGCGCGCGAGATCCCGAACTATTGGCGCTACGCGCAGGCCTACGTCTTGCAGGACCGCATGTTCGAGCCCAACGCCTCCTGGAGTCTGCCGGAACATCTTTTCATGGTGTCGGGATGGTCGGCGCGCTGCGCCTCACCCGATCCGATGAGCTGCGTCAACGAGCTGCAGAACCCCCAGCGTCTGGCGCACGGCGACCAGCCGGATTATGCGTGGACCGATCTCACATATCTGCTGCACAAGAACCACGTCTCGTGGGCCTACTATCTCGCTCAGGGCACGCAGCCCGACTGCGAAGACGATCAGATGTATTGCGCGCCGCAGCCGCAGACGCGCGGCGTGCCGCAGATCTGGAATCCGCTGCCGTGGTTCGAGACCGTCAAACAGGACGGCGAGCTCGGACAGATCCAGGACATCTCGAATTTCTTCGCCGCCGCCAAGAGCGGCTCGCTCCCGGCCGTATCGTGGGTCGTGCCCAACGGCACGGTGAGCGAACATCCGCCGGCGCTGGTCAGCACCGGGCAGAGCTACGTCACCGGCGTGATCAACGCCGTGATGAAAAGCCCCGATTGGAACAGCACGGCGATCTTCCTCGCATGGGATGATTGGGGCGGATTCTACGATCACGTCGTGCCGCCGCAGGTGGACGAGAACGGCTATGGCCTTCGGGTTCCTGCGATGCTCATCAGCCCGTACGCGCGCAAGGGCTATGTAGACCACCAAACGCTCAGTTTCGACGCCTACCTGAAGTTCATCGAAGACGATTTTTTGAACGCGGCGCGCATCGATCCGCGCACCGACGGCCGGCCCGATCCGCGCCCCGACGTGCGCGAGAACGCGGTGCAGCTCGGCAACCTGCTCTCCGAATTCGATTTCGATCAGCCGCCGCGCCCGCCGCTGCTCCTGCCGGTGAACCCGACGCCCGGTCCGGCTTCCCGATAG